A DNA window from Caretta caretta isolate rCarCar2 chromosome 7, rCarCar1.hap1, whole genome shotgun sequence contains the following coding sequences:
- the LOC142072690 gene encoding endogenous retrovirus group K member 113 Gag polyprotein-like: protein MGSSLSALQVQHRSELQYLLRKAQHDCPTRELTLLLQEVSAQCPWYPEAGTLKLADWERLGQTLHKEPWAPVQALHAWHLCRDAIQRVASDRPSLARLVILPRPSAPAAIPPPGNATQRVASERPSPTPTERLPIPPPPSAPATIPPAALPPVPLLPPPPWPSPPEPVCDHPPTVVPHVPGPPRGSSASAQRLSLVQQMVHAAKTRSDLTAEELAELVSVCLMTWQDDGQGNQVANWVSLPYSVIREVKKAIREFGLTSTYVRGLIEGLGSGYSLVPEDWKALLRMMLTPSQYVIWLSEFRQMAERQAQVYREQGIIYEHLAGEGQFATVQLQSQLPQAVFPIISTCAQHAFRKVPDSGKPTKSFASIRQGASESFMDFTNRLQEAILRQVDSPVAAQEILLKMAVENANEDCRRALQAAQASGILELSDMLRACQNIGTQAHKAGVLAAALRKSGKEGKRCYRCGKEGHFQRECRSSAAPARPSKKCPKCQKGYHWANQCCSGSGNRATGSPRTQGQTGVFPTQTTVPLL from the coding sequence atgggaagctccctctctgctttgcaagtgcaacaccgcagtgagctacagtatttgctgcgtaaggctcagcatgattgccccactcgagaactcactctcctgctacaggaggtgagtgcccaatgcccatggtaccctgaagctggaacccttaagctagcggactgggagcggttgggccagacattgcataAAGAGCCttgggcgcccgtgcaggctttacatgcctggcacctctgccgtgacgcgatacagcgtgtcgcctcggacaggccctccctcgcgaggctggtgatcttGCCACGCccatccgctcctgcagccatcccccctcctggcaatgcgacacagcgtgtcgcctcggaaaggccctctcccacGCCAACAGAGaggctgccgatcccgccacctccgtccgctcctgcaaccatccctcccgctgctttgcccccagtgcctctattaccaccgcctccttggccttccccaccggagccggtgtgtgatcaccctcccacCGTGGTGCCCCATGTTCCGGGGCCCCCCAGAGGgtcgtccgcgtctgctcagcggctttcgctggtgcaacaaatggtccatgcagcgaagactcgctcagatcttacagcagaggagctggctgagctggtctcagtttgtctgatgacctggcaggatgatggccagggcaaccaggttgcaaactgggtcagtttgccttactcggtgatcagagaggtaaagaaagcgattcgcgagttcggTCTGACCAGCACGtatgtgcgtggtctcattgaagggctaggttcTGGGTATTCCCTGGTCCCTGAGGactggaaggcgctgttgcgcatgatgctgacacctagtcagtatgttatttggcttagtgaattTCGGCAAATGGCGGAACGCCAGGCCCAGGTGtatagagagcaaggtatcatttatgagcacttggcaggggagggccaatTTGCTACTGTCCagctgcagtctcaactccctcaggccgtctttcccattatttccacctgcgcccagcatgctttccggaaggtcccggattcaggcaagcctaccaaaagctttgccagtatccgtcagggtgcatcagagtcctttatggattttaccaacagattgcaggaggctatcctccggcagGTGGATAGCCCtgtggcagctcaggagatcctgttaaaaatggcggttgagaatgcgaacgaggattgccgccgtgctctccaggcggcacaagcctctggaattctagagctgtcagacatgctgcgggcgtgccaaaacatcggcacccaagcccataaggctggagttctggctgccgccctgcggaaaagcgggaaggaggggaagcgttgttaccgctgtggtaaggagggtcactttcagcgggagtgccgctcctcggcggcgcccgcccgcccctcaaagaagtgccccaagtgtcagaagggctatcactgggctaatcagtgttgtagcgggtcgggaaaccgcgcgacgggttccccccgaacccagggccaaacgggggtgtttcccactcagacaactgttcctctgctttaa